One window from the genome of Tachypleus tridentatus isolate NWPU-2018 chromosome 11, ASM421037v1, whole genome shotgun sequence encodes:
- the LOC143232199 gene encoding uncharacterized protein LOC143232199, giving the protein MKYLCVAVFIALVAYTHAGLLGGYYGGYGVPHAGFVAGHAAIAPGFAARSFPVGRAASHVTHINHGGVGFGGLGHGFGGFGYGLGLGYGLGGYGYGLGGLGYGVGLGYGLGGFGHGIGVAKFH; this is encoded by the exons ATGAAATACCTG TGTGTTGCTGTCTTTATCGCCCTCGTGGCTTACACCCATGCTGGTCTCCTGGGAGGCTACTATGGTGGCTACGGCGTACCCCACGCAGGTTTTGTTGCTGGACACGCCGCCATCGCACCAGGCTTTGCTGCCCGTAGTTTCCCCGTTGGACGTGCTGCTTCCCATGTGACTCATATCAACCACGGTGGTGTAGGCTTTGGGGGTCTCGGTCATGGATTTGGAGGATTTGGTTATGGACTTGGTCTTGGTTATGGACTGGGTGGTTATGGCTATGGGCTAGGCGGCCTTGGCTATGGAGTCGGTCTCGGTTATGGACTAGGCGGTTTCGGTCACGGTATCGGAGTTGCCAAATTCCACTGA